The DNA region GCTCACAAGTTGTATATGATCTTCAAACGAGGTTTCACTCGGTGAGTGACAACAGAAAGCCAGATGAAGCTTTCTGTGCTGTTGTGTAATGGAGTCATCCTGCAGTTCAAGACTTTCTTCGTTGCAGAGCTGGGTACTTGACAGGGGAAGTGGATTTGTGGAATTGTGTTGCTTGGCGGCAGACTCCGGGACAAATTTGTTTGTGATGGACCCTCCAGCTCATAACTCTCTGAAGAGTGCTGCACAAGGCAGGAACAGGCTGGTATTTTATAGAGAGCAGTAAGACCTCAATAACAACTCACagaaaccccccaaaaaacaaataatttttgcatttacaCATTCACAAGCCAGCTTTATTTTCCCACAGAACATATTGCACTCAGGAACGACCTcggtattttaaatattgaagtTGGATAAGTGACTAATAATATTATTTCACTTGCTTTAGGAATAATAATGTAGTGAATAGGTTTCTACTTTGAAatccttatttgtttttcataacaACAGTTGAAGAATTTTGGAGCTCAGTATTTTCAGCTACTCTGCTAAAGATAAGTAAAGTAGAAAGCCTTGAAACAAATCTTATCCTtgttaatgttttgtgaaaagcTCTTAGTCTTCTTCTACGCTATTTCACAAGGttggcacacacacagagcaagacattttttaactttcctccttaaaaaaaaaaaatctctctcgATCGTACAGAATTAAGAGTTCATGAATTTCTCTACTCAGCTAACTCcacaatattttatataaaattttttgcCTGATGAAACACTTCTGTGTAGaataacaattttaaatttttcagcaTTATACTCCAATATTTGAagtataaatgtgattttgtttcaaatagTTCATGATGCTGTGCACTGTAACAAGGCTTGTGAGGCCTACAgtatcacagatcctccaccttACAAAACAGTGAGCATAAGGGGCTTTAAGGAAAGCCACCAGCATGTTAATGTCATCTGACTGAAACACACAATGAAATTCCCAGTAGAGTTTTCAAACTCtctatgttttcttttgtgatgGTAGGGCAGAAAAGTCAGTTTTCTGGTTTGCCTTAGCATGTAGATAGCATCAAGTAGTTGTTTTAGGgaccacaatttttttttagtgggGGTTAAGGAGAGCATTATTATTAACCCAAATGAATTATTGCTACGACTGCAGATATGGGTACATTCaggtgttttaaatttattttagtttgtttccgACTTACTGAGATCAATCCACGTCTGCCTTACTTACATGGCATGATCTGCtgtattttcctgttttaaagaGTGgctataaaatctgttttatataatatttagaCCCTAAGGAATAAGTATGTAGTTACTAGTTTAATATTCTGATCAACtcagaaaagaataaataaaaattaaatgtattttacaagaacaaagtGGCAGGTGgtatataaaaactaaaactatttcctacaatgagttttattttatttttttggttttcatgcAAATAGATTTACACAAACTGAAAGTTTTCAGTGCttctacaaaaaaaagtgaTCTCATTTTAAGGTTGTCTTCACTTCTTTACTAAAAGCACCAATAAGAGTAGAGTGTTCTGACAACAGAATTAATAGTTCACCAGTAATATGATGTTATGATTCTGATACATAAACATACAACATGTTCAGAGAAGTGTTTAGCAGGATTAACTTGTCCTGTTGTTGACCTAAAACTATGGTTTGGACTTCACCAGTATTTGGGGAAAAATCAGCTGGCTAAGTTTCCACAACACTTGGGAGGGAAGAATAGAAAGTCTCATTAAAGCCctaataaaaatcttttccaGTAACCAGTCTTACATAATGTGATTATTATTCAACTTTTAAagcataataaatgaaataaattctgaCTTGTAGGGCTTCACTGACCCATAACAGTGGCTGATCCTTCGCCGGTTGACTGTAAATGAGGCATTTGAACATTTGTTTCCCATGAAGGCTCCGCGCTGCCCAGTGACACGTGTATATCCCCGGGCGAAGAATGCCAGAGGATGCTGGGAGGCTTACTCCACATGTGACCCTCCTTACTCTCCTTCTTTCCTCCACAGCTCCGGCCACCTGCCCCTCCCTGGACGCCCCTGCACATGGAACAAAGTTCGGCTCGAAGCATTTCGTCGGACACGAAGTCCATTTCGTTTGTTCGCAGGGGTACCAGCTTCTCGGTTCTTCTACGCGGGTTTGTCGGGACAACGGCACCTGGTCTGGTGTCAGTGCAGTTTGCAAAGGTGAGCAGCAGTTTATGGAGAAAATCATAACAGcaaaaaatttgttattttacacatttttgtcaaactaaaaccacaaacttcaatgtattttttgggGTCTTCTACGTGACggaacaacacaaagtacataattgtgaagtggaaggaaaatcttttttttttttcccccccaaatggaagaatataaaaatgtgttaaagtctAATTCGATTTTTATTAAGCAATTAGCTTTTGCGGAAAGTGAGACTGGGGGCGTTGGGTGAAGATGACTCAGTGGCCACTACCATCTTaaccaaacttttaaaaattcataTCATTCTAAGTACACTAAAGCTACTTTAGATTGCCCACATGTCTTAATGCAAGGTTTCCTCCACAAGGTTTCCCCTAGAAAACCTGCTGAGCCAGGTGTTTGGGTGTTAGGGCAGTCGTTCATCCACCGGCCCATcatgttttttagtttaaaaatgtttaaagttgacaggaaattttaaaatatctctttataattatgttattgaaagattggaagatcaacacctgaacaccaactacaaaagccttaaaaaatgcaaatattttaaaaagacttaaataaataagcgatgcttagcctggtggtcCGCCAGGCTTATGatacactggaggaaaccctgcTAATATATGACTAAAGTCTACCAAAGctcctgaaataaattatttcatggtCTAATGTTTTGAGGTGCCAATTCAAGATTATATGGCATCTTGCCTCCAATTTCAAAACCATCTGTAAGTGGCAATTCACTCATTTATAAGGTGCTGAGAGAaacttcagctaaaaaaaacaacaacaaaaaaacagctgttcGCAGAtaagagagaaaagataaagCTTCAGAGTGACGGCAGTTCTTGGGTGAACTGAAAGAAGCACTTGTTAAACTGGGATTAAATGTCTCTGAACACAGAATAACACCTGTACCACATTCCACTGTGGGGTGCCTTCCcctgtttctcttcttcatTACCATCAGAGCCCAGGCTACAGTAAGATAAACCACCAGCTCCCCTCCCTGCTGCTCATGTTTCTCCGGTTCTTTGTCAGCGCTCCATAGATGGGGTTAGGGCCAACCATTATAACCAGCAGAGTCTGATAGTGCAGAAATATGCCAGGCATGCTACTGATAGTCATTTCAGCCTGAAGTGATGGCGAGCgttccaaaaatattcaaagtagCACACTCAGTCGAACATGAACATGAATTTATTGACTTTTCTGGCTAAAGCAACACGATGGGGCTTGACTCTGCACAGTAGAGGATTCCTGCTCAGGAAAAGAGGCCCAGGTTTGCTCATTCTCCAAAAAAGCAACGACAGAGGGTGAAAAACCTGAATACtgaaagcagtttaaaaatatctaagtGCAGCTTGTCTTTTCATGACTGGTCCAGTGGTAACCACTggaaaagccaaataaaaatgaaaggaacTGCTTGCCATTTGGTTTATAGCTTAAGGGGTAGCAGCTGCTTTGTATTTTCTCCATCTTCTCAGTTCTGAGAGTtaacaagaggaaaaaaaatataaggcTTAAAGTACTATTAGACCACTTTTTCTGTGCATAGGTAACAGTGAGAAGAATAAGTTTTGTCGCCCGTGAGAATATGGCTTTAATCATCCCAGAGGACGGAACCTGCAgcatttcagcagcagaagtAGTGGTCTATGACAAATAAATCAGATGTgttaaaacactgaataaaatgtatcaatCAATGAATCCATTTTCAATACATTCCTAGTCCTCGTGGGTTTTAAGAAGGCCTGTAAAAAGGAGGCctcttgttttttaataaaaatgaaattatattttgttttttttcatctgcagaTATAAGTGAGTGTTCAAGTAACCCCTGCCAGAATGGAGGTACGTGTGTGGAAGGTGTCGGCCAGTACAAATGCACTTGCCCCCAGAACTGGAGCGGCTCTCACTGCCAGCACCAAACCCAGACTGGTCAGTAACCAGATGTTGCTCGGTTTGTTTGCACCTGCATGTCTGCAAAGTCGATCCAACTTTTTAACCATGTCCCCTCCCTGACGCAGCACCGCCCGAGTGGAGCGTTATGAACGACCCGGCGTTCAGTCGGCGACCTCGCTGTGCCCAAGTCAACCAAGCCCAGCACTGCAGCTGTGACGCAGGCTTCCACATGAGTGGCACGTCTGACAACAGTATCTGTCAGGGTGAGCTGTAATTATGTGCTAAATTAATTAATCCCTGTAGGGAAATTCTCCTTTAGCTAGTCTTCCCCTTAAGGATGTGAGGTCAGCCACAGAGCAGCTCCCTGTGGCTGCATGGTTGGCTGCAAGTAGCAGATGTTGCGCAGActttacagcagaaaaatatcactgaaggctcaattttttttcctcatttggcTGCAAAAGGGAGAGTAATATGTGAAGCTGGTCTGTGGCAAACAAAATAATCCTCTTGTAAGGCCAAAAGCTGATTAGCATACATTTAGGTCAGAGTttagttgtttatgtttttacgTCTTGAGTAACTTTGTAAAAGTGGAGGGATTTAGGtgaaaagaatcaaagtaactCTAACaagtgtttctctgcagacGTTAATGAATGTGAGGTGTATCGGTTGGACCAAGGAGGAAAACTGTGCGTCCACGAGTGTGTGAACGTCCCCGGCTCATACCACTGCTCCTGTCCCGGCGGTTACAAGTTGCTTCCAGATGGGCGGAGCTGTGAAGGTGAGTGACAGGGTGGAGCTGAGGACAAAGGCTCATTGACGGGGCTTTGGCTGCAAACCCGTGGAGGTATGCACGTCCACCGAGCGTGATATCTGTGTTTTAGTAAGACAAGAAGTCCTCAACAGAAGAGATTTTCTGCTTTCCGCAAAGGTGTCTGCCTCAGGCCTCGCTCCGGATTTTATATTTCAACCTTGAAGGTAATGGTGCCTCACAGCTGGAAAAAATGACCTCACGCTTTTTCCTTCACAAGGCCGTTCAACGGAGACTAAACTTAAAAACCCAAATAGGGTGCAGCACTCCACTCCCACCCCAATGTCCACACTGTGGTGACCATGAATCAGGGAGTCGGTCTTTCGCCACTGCTGTGTTGTCTCTTCCAGATGTGGATGAGTGTTTGAGCCAGAAGCATAACTGCAGCAGAGGGACATCTTGCATCAACACTGGGGGAGGCTTTCGTTGTGTCAACCCCGAGTGTCCCCATTCCCATGGCAACATCAGCTACGTCAAGACATCTCCTTTGTAAGTGAGCACGACCCAAAGAGGATCATTTGTTTTAtcgtgtttatttatttttttgtcaaagtaaattaataacaaaacattacatacagttgaaaccagatatttgcatacaccaaataaaaagacaggaagGGTTAGATTAGAAAACATtacagaagaaacacaaaatcttaccaggtattttttatctaatttgTAATAGAAGCTACAGAGATCCAAAACATCCATCATGACAACAATAACTCAAAACTGTTATCATGACAAGAAATgtatcatgataaatgaaaaacaatacaataaatgcccTCCCCTAGTTAAAACTGTATATTACGTCTTCTTTCTGcactaaactttattttattactgaaaGAATGAGATGATATAAGTATTTTCCGTAAGTGGACACATTTTGTCTCTtgtgctgcagtcagtgtgagagGAACCCCTGCCCCATGGACAGCCGCTCCTGCCATCTGGCTCCTAAGACCATGTCCTTCCACTACCTGTCGCTGCCCTCCACGCTGCAGACCCCCGCCACGCTGTTCCGCATGGCGACCGCAGCTGCCCCCGGTCGCACCGGCCCAGACAGCCTGCGCTTCGGCATAGCGGGGGGGAACTCCAGAGGCACTTTCGTCATGCAGCGCTCAGACAGACAGACCGGTGAGCTGATTCTGGTGCAGCAGCTCCGCGGGCCTCAGGAGGTCAGCGTGGACGTGGAGATGTCCGAGTACGCCGACCGCAGCTTTCAGGCCAAGCACGTGGCGAGGGTCCACATTCTGGTTTCGCCGTACAGTTTCTGAACCTGGAGGAGATAAAGAGCTCAGACTGAAGCCTGTACAGGAACAAGGAAGAGTGAACAAAGGCCACTGAGGGGAAAGAGAAAATGATGCAAACCGGTCACAGATTTCTATCCAGTATGCTTTAAGAATGATGCCAGGGTCTTAAACAGTGCTGTTTAAAAGCATAAATTTCGCCTTACGCTCAAAAGATAATTTGAGTTGATACAAAATGGAGTTctaaagcaaacatttcatttattaaaggagAAAAAGCTACCACCACCTGCCTAGCTCTATGCGCAGTAAAAGCATTTCTAAGGAATTGGTACTCCTCTCGACAACCGTAATGAGAGCTTATATTCgcaaatggagaaaatatgtaatagaGTGAACCTTTTAAAATTATACTTGGAGAGCAATAGATACTTAGAGTATCCATTAGTAAGAGGCTGAGTAAAACAAGGGATCCTGCAAAGCCAAAACTATTGTGGAccaaaaaagagcaaaatacttctcacatttgtttaaaataatccatTTTGATGACCACCTAGACATTTATGAAAATTTGGGA from Gambusia affinis linkage group LG13, SWU_Gaff_1.0, whole genome shotgun sequence includes:
- the LOC122842893 gene encoding fibulin-7 isoform X2, giving the protein MVLSLRSRCLVLLCLTAVHCGPAALQSCMDKHQVVGVLRQMEKFLKGQEIRFTEGLRIMKSKLASLQNSVSKLPQADQSAAPATCPSLDAPAHGTKFGSKHFVGHEVHFVCSQGYQLLGSSTRVCRDNGTWSGVSAVCKDISECSSNPCQNGGTCVEGVGQYKCTCPQNWSGSHCQHQTQTAPPEWSVMNDPAFSRRPRCAQVNQAQHCSCDAGFHMSGTSDNSICQDVNECEVYRLDQGGKLCVHECVNVPGSYHCSCPGGYKLLPDGRSCEDVDECLSQKHNCSRGTSCINTGGGFRCVNPECPHSHGNISYVKTSPFQCERNPCPMDSRSCHLAPKTMSFHYLSLPSTLQTPATLFRMATAAAPGRTGPDSLRFGIAGGNSRGTFVMQRSDRQTGELILVQQLRGPQEVSVDVEMSEYADRSFQAKHVARVHILVSPYSF
- the LOC122842893 gene encoding fibulin-7 isoform X1, whose product is MVLSLRSRCLVLLCLTAVHCGPAALQQSCMDKHQVVGVLRQMEKFLKGQEIRFTEGLRIMKSKLASLQNSVSKLPQADQSAAPATCPSLDAPAHGTKFGSKHFVGHEVHFVCSQGYQLLGSSTRVCRDNGTWSGVSAVCKDISECSSNPCQNGGTCVEGVGQYKCTCPQNWSGSHCQHQTQTAPPEWSVMNDPAFSRRPRCAQVNQAQHCSCDAGFHMSGTSDNSICQDVNECEVYRLDQGGKLCVHECVNVPGSYHCSCPGGYKLLPDGRSCEDVDECLSQKHNCSRGTSCINTGGGFRCVNPECPHSHGNISYVKTSPFQCERNPCPMDSRSCHLAPKTMSFHYLSLPSTLQTPATLFRMATAAAPGRTGPDSLRFGIAGGNSRGTFVMQRSDRQTGELILVQQLRGPQEVSVDVEMSEYADRSFQAKHVARVHILVSPYSF